In one Rutidosis leptorrhynchoides isolate AG116_Rl617_1_P2 unplaced genomic scaffold, CSIRO_AGI_Rlap_v1 contig499, whole genome shotgun sequence genomic region, the following are encoded:
- the LOC139884063 gene encoding pentatricopeptide repeat-containing protein At4g30825, chloroplastic: MASLKLPISFDTTTDSKKLPLSINQTQLPDQCHIFSITSYYLHVTRACIISSLSRVKRINVSRLETDLSDINQSDDANSDGWSSRKDLLDEQNSQEAKRKSRCPKKWIRRDMGLNLSMGRGGAKLEREDIFVGDGELDVNYSLIGEHLSLGHCNAILKRLERCSDSNSLKFFEWMRRKGKLERNAVAYNLVLRVLSRREEWGRAESIIREMSKNSGCELSFQPFNTILFACCKKGRVELCRKWFCMMLEFGVQPNVATFGMLMSLYQKCWNIEEAEFVFTKMRSFKIVCQSAYSSMITIYTRSSLYDKAEEVISLMRDDQVMMNFENWLVMLNAYCQQGKIDEAEKVFVKMQESGFSRNIVAYNVLITGYGKYNDMETAQRLFESLSDFGLVPDETTYRSMIEGWGRANNYDKAEWHYKELKRLGYKPNSSNLYTLINLQAKYGDEEDAIKTLQDMVKIGCQHSSILSTLLQAYERSGRIDKVPLILKGPFYKHVLVNQTSCSILVMAYVKHNLVDDAIKVLRNKKWKDRVFEENLYHLLICSSKELGFFENAVKIYAQMPKFDDRPNLHIICTMIDTYSAMGLFTEAEKLYFDLTSSGTELDMIAFSIVVRMYVKAGSLKDACAVLSIMEKQNGIIPDVYMFRDILRIYQQCGMKDKLQESYYKILKSGIPWDQEMYNCVINCCSRALPLDELTRIFDEMIHRGFTPSTITFNVMLDLYGKAKLFKKVRKLFLMAKKEGLIDVISYNTIVAAYGRNRAVTKMSSTVEKMQFDGFSVSLEAYNCMLDAYGKDDQMESFRRVLERMKELSCDADQYTYNIMMNIYGEKGWIDEVSDVLTELKENGVGPDLCGYNTLIKAYGIAGMVENAMCLVKEMRQNGIKPDKITYTNLITALKRNDKFLEAVRWSLWMKQMGV; encoded by the coding sequence ATGGCTTCTTTGAAACTACCCATTTCATTTGACACGACAACTGATTCAAAGAAGCTTCCTTTATCTATAAACCAAACTCAGTTGCCTGATCAATGCCACATCTTTTCAATCACTAGTTATTATCTTCATGTCACAAGAGCTTGTATTATCAGTTCACTGAGCAGGGTCAAGCGCATTAATGTCTCTCGTTTAGAAACCGACTTGTCCGACATTAATCAGTCCGACGATGCAAATAGTGACGGTTGGTCTTCAAGAAAGGATTTGCTTGATGAGCAAAATTCACAAGAAGCTAAGAGGAAATCTCGGTGTCCTAAGAAATGGATTAGAAGAGACATGGGTTTAAATTTGAGTATGGGAAGGGGTGGTGCCAAACTAGAACGAGAGGATATCTTTGTCGGAGATGGCGAATTGGATGTTAATTACAGCCTCATTGGAGAACACTTGAGTTTGGGGCATTGTAATGCTATTTTGAAACGACTGGAGCGATGCAGTGATAGCAATAGTTTGAAATTCTTCGAGTGGATGAGAAGGAAAGGGAAGCTGGAGAGAAATGCAGTCGCTTATAATTTGGTTCTTCGAGTGTTGAGTAGGAGAGAAGAGTGGGGTAGAGCAGAATCAATAATTAGGGAAATGAGTAAAAATTCAGGTTGTGAACTAAGCTTCCAGCCTTTCAATACGATCTTGTTTGCGTGTTGTAAGAAAGGGCGAGTTGAGTTATGTAGGAAATGGTTCTGTATGATGCTGGAATTCGGGGTTCAGCCTAATGTTGCTACCTTTGGTATGCTCATGTCACTTTATCAGAAATGTTGGAATATTGAAGAGGCAGAGTTTGTGTTTACGAAAATGAGGAGCTTTAAAATTGTTTGCCAATCTGCATATTCTTCCATGATCACAATCTATACACGTTCGAGTTTATATGACAAAGCAGAAGAAGTTATCAGCTTAATGAGAGATGATCAGGTGATGATGAATTTCGAGAATTGGTTGGTCATGCTCAATGCTTACTGCCAGCAAGGCAAGATAGATGAGGCTGAGAAAGTGTTTGTCAAAATGCAAGAATCGGGGTTTTCACGAAATATTGTTGCATACAATGTATTAATCACTGGATATGGCAAATACAATGATATGGAAACTGCTCAACGTCTATTCGAGAGTCTTAGTGATTTTGGTTTAGTGCCTGATGAAACAACTTACCGATCCATGATTGAAGGTTGGGGTCGAGCAAACAATTACGACAAGGCAGAATGGCATTATAAGGAGCTCAAGCGATTGGGTTATAAGCCAAACTCATCTAACTTGTACACTCTTATAAATTTGCAAGCAAAGTATGGAGATGAAGAAGATGCCATCAAAACTCTCCAAGATATGGTGAAGATTGGATGCCAACATTCGTCTATTCTTAGTACACTTTTGCAAGCATATGAGCGATCAGGAAGGATCGATAAAGTGCCACTCATTTTGAAAGGTCCTTTCTACAAACACGTTTTAGTCAACCAGACTTCTTGCTCCATTCTAGTCATGGCCTATGTAAAACACAACTTGGTCGATGATGCTATCAAAGTTTTAAGAAACAAAAAGTGGAAGGATCGAGTTTTTGAGGAAAACTTGTATCATTTGTTAATTTGCTCCAGCAAGGAGTTAGGTTTTTTTGAGAATGCTGTAAAAATATATGCTCAGATGCCAAAATTCGATGACCGGCCAAACTTGCACATAATTTGCACAATGATCGACACTTATAGTGCCATGGGTTTATTCACTGAAGCGGAGAAGCTTTATTTCGATTTGACATCTTCAGGGACCGAATTGGACATGATTGCTTTTAGCATTGTTGTGAGAATGTATGTCAAAGCTGGATCTTTGAAAGATGCTTGTGCAGTACTTAGCATAATGGAGAAGCAGAATGGTATTATTCCTGATGTTTATATGTTCCGTGATATCCTTCGTATCTATCAGCAATGTGGCATGAAAGATAAACTTCAGGAATCTTACTACAAGATCTTAAAAAGTGGAATACCTTGGGACCAAGAAATGTACAACTGTGTTATTAACTGTTGTTCTCGTGCCTTGCCACTAGATGAGCTAACTAGAATTTTCGACGAGATGATTCACCGTGGTTTCACTCCGAGTACCATCACCTTCAACGTGATGCTGGATCTTTACGGAAAAGCCAAACTCTTCAAGAAAGTTCGGAAGTTGTTCTTGATGGCAAAGAAAGAAGGATTGATCGATGTTATTTCTTACAACACGATTGTTGCTGCTTATGGCAGAAACAGGGCCGTAACGAAAATGTCGTCTACAGTTGAGAAAATGCAATTTGATGGCTTTTCTGTTTCCCTAGAAGCTTACAATTGTATGCTAGACGCATATGGGAAAGATGACCAAATGGAGAGTTTCAGAAGAGTATTGGAAAGAATGAAGGAGTTGAGTTGTGATGCCGATCAGTATACCTACAACATTATGATGAATATATATGGGGAGAAAGGCTGGATCGACGAAGTCTCTGACGTGCTGACTGAACTGAAAGAGAATGGAGTCGGACCAGACTTGTGCGGCTACAACACATTAATCAAGGCATATGGAATTGCTGGCATGGTTGAAAATGCAATGTGTTTAGTCAAAGAAATGAGACAGAATGGGATAAAACCTGATAAGATTACTTACACTAACTTGATCACGGCACTGAAAAGGAATGATAAATTTCTAGAGGCTGTTAGATGGTCGCTGTGGATGAAGCAGATGGGTGTCTGA
- the LOC139884065 gene encoding LOW QUALITY PROTEIN: serine carboxypeptidase II-2-like (The sequence of the model RefSeq protein was modified relative to this genomic sequence to represent the inferred CDS: inserted 1 base in 1 codon), with protein sequence MAAASAKTQQELDRVTKLPGQTFNVSFPHYSGYITVNEESGRALFYWFFESFKDSDSKPILLWLNGGPGCSSIAYGEAEEIGPFHIMPDGKTLFQNPYSWNQVANILFVDSPAGVGFSYTNTSSDLLNXGDKRTAEDSLAFLLNWIERFPQFKGRDFYISGESYAGHYVPQLSQAIVRHNQKTGKNSINLKGYMVGNALTDDSHDHLGLFQFMWSSGLISDQTYDKLKLVCGSEPFIHPSQSCDELLDIASTELGNIDPYSIFTPSCTASSQSQSRLLEKRMRVIGHINQEYDPCTEKHSVVYFNQPEVQKALHVSPKFAPSKWETCSEAINVNWKDSPSSVLDIYHELIQAGLRIWIFSGNTDAVIPVTSTRYSINALKLATVKPWHAWYDDGQVGGWTEEYDGLTFVTVRGAGHEVPLHRPKQALTIVKSFLAGNSMPTLQSQQLVSSI encoded by the exons ATGGCAGCTGCTTCTGCTAAAACGCAGCAAGAGCTCGATAGGGTCACTAAACTTCCTGGTCAGACCTTCAATGTCAGCTTCCCTCACTATTCTGGGTATATCACTGTCAATGAAGAATCAGGGAGGGCTCTCTTTTACTGGTTCTTTGAGTCTTTTAAAGACTCTGATTCTAAACCCATTCTTCTCTGGCTTAATGGAG GGCCTGGATGTTCATCCATTGCTTATGGCGAGGCCGAGGAAATAGGTCCTTTCCACATTATGCCAGATGGGAAGACCCTCTTTCAGAACCCTTACTCTTGGAATCAAG TTGCCAACATTCTATTTGTCGATTCACCTGCCGGAGTTGGGTTTTCCTATACAAATACTTCATCTGATTTGCTGA ATGGTGATAAAAGGACAG CTGAGGATTCACTTGCATTTTTACTGAACTGGATTGAGCGCTTTCCTCAGTTTAAAGGACGAGACTTCTACATCTCAGGAGAGAGCTATGCAG GACACTATGTTCCTCAGCTAAGCCAAGCCATTGTTAGACACAATCAAAAAACTGGGAAAAATTCAATTAATCTCAAGGGTTATATG GTTGGGAATGCTCTAACTGATGATTCTCATGATCACTTAGGGCTTTTCCAGTTTATGTGGTCATCTGGACTGATTTCTGATCAGACATACGATAAACTAAAGCTTGTATGCGGTTCTGAGCCATTTATCCACCCATCACAGTCTTGTGATGAGCTTTTGGATATTGCTAGTACAGAGCTTGGAAATATTGATCCCTATAGCATCTTCACTCCTAGTTGCACAGCTTCCAGCCAGAGCCAGTCAAGACTACTGGAAAAGAGAATGCGT GTGATTGGTCACATCAATCAAGAATATGATCCTTGTACAGAAAAGCACTCAGTTGTTTACTTCAATCAACCTGAGGTTCAAAAGGCACTCCATGTCTCGCCCAAGTTCGCTCCGTCTAAATGGGAGACGTGCAG TGAAGCGATAAACGTGAACTGGAAAGATTCTCCTAGTTCTGTACTGGACATTTATCACGAGCTTATACAAGCTGGACTGCGAATATGGATTTTCAG TGGTAATACAGATGCTGTGATTCCAGTGACATCCACCCGATACAGTATTAATGCTCTAAAGCTTGCTACTGTAAAGCCATGGCACGCCTGGTATGATGATGGACAG GTTGGAGGATGGACAGAAGAGTACGACGGATTGACATTTGTGACAGTTAGGGGAGCAGGGCACGAAGTTCCTCTACATAGGCCCAAACAAGCTCTTACAATCGTCAAATCCTTCTTAGCAGGAAATTCGATGCCCACTCTACAATCACAACAACTGGTCTCTTCCATTTGA
- the LOC139884064 gene encoding uncharacterized protein produces the protein LKASNFPASLLRIGRWEYKSRHEGDLVAKCYFAKHKIVWEVLEGGLKSKIEIQWSDIMGLKANIPENEPATLNVGLARQPLFFRETNPQPRKHTLWQATSDFTDGQASTHRLHFLQCPQGMLDKHFEKLVQCDMRLNFLSRQPEIVLDPPYFESRPSLFEDPSESINSEQAARLSGLSRFQERSPTIAAHSSSLEIDNGDPASMTSERTSREAPSPNSDLLILVTGYLANEGSGIFEPVDSKGPRNWDHIKVPGLHPSMSMTDLMNHIGNRLSEQKATAGNHSVSANETECDGVLENLAQYLLSDTQLTAASDEKCLMSRVNSLCSLLQKDHSSAQNLQAYGESCSLGSNDEKEIQLNPASNLTMFDNIRNSPEGDVKNASSSKHVLPMSRKDSFSDLLQHLPRIASLPKFLFNITEDGGS, from the exons CTCAAGGCTTCTAATTTCCCTGCTTCTTTGCTCAGAATTGGGCGCTGGGAG TATAAGTCCAGACACGAAGGCGATCTGGTGGCGAAATGTTACTTCGCCAAACACAAGATTGTTTGGGAAGTTCTTGAAGGTGGCTTGAAGAGTAAAATTGAAATCCAATGGTCTGATATTATGGGGTTAAAGGCCAATATCCCCGAAAATGAACCAGCAACTTTGAATGTCGGG CTTGCTAGACAGCCTCTTTTCTTCAGGGAGACCAATCCACAGCCTAGGAAACACACCTTGTGGCAGGCAACTTCTGATTTTACTGATGGACAAGCTAGCACGCACAG GCTGCATTTTCTTCAGTGTCCTCAAGGCATGCTAGACAAGCATTTTGAGAAGCTCGTTCAGTGTGATATGCGTCTGAATTTTCTAAGCAGACAGCCAGAGATTGTGTTGGACCCACCATACTTTGAATCTCGTCCATCGTTGTTTGAGGATCCTAGTGAATCTATAAACTCTGAACAGGCTGCTAGATTATCTGGGCTCTCTCGCTTCCAGGAGCGATCACCCACCATTGCAGCTCATTCATCGTCGCTGGAGATTGATAATGGGGATCCTGCTAGCATGACATCAGAACGTACATCACGAGAAGCTCCTTCTCCTAACTCAG ATCTCCTGATACTAGTTACGGGTTATCTTGCAAATGAAGGTAGTGGAATTTTTGAACCGGTTGATTCAAAGGGGCCAAGAAATTGGGATCACATCAAAGTGCCTGGGCTCCATCCATCAATGTCGATGACTGATCTTATGAATCACATAGGAAACCGACTTTCAGAGCAGAAGGCGACTGCTGGAAATCACTCTGTTTCGGCGAATGAAACAGAATGCGATGGTGTTCTGGAGAACCTTGCACAGTATCTCCTGAGTGATACTCAATTAACAGCAGCATCGGATGAGAAATGTCTCATGTCAAGGGTTAATTCACTCTGCTCCCTTCTGCAAAAGGACCATTCCTCAGCTCAGAACTTACAAGCTTATGGGGAAAGCTGCAGTTTAGGATCCAATGATGAAAAAGAGATCCAGTTAAACCCGGCTTCAAATTTGACAATGTTCGATAACATAAGAAACTCTCCCGAAGGTGATGTGAAAAACGCATCCAGTAGCAAGCATGTGCTGCCTATGTCCAGGAAAGACTCATTTAGTGATCTTCTGCAACACCTTCCTCGTATTGCGTCACTTCCTAAGTTTTTATTCAATATAACAGAAGATGGTGGAAGTTGA